Proteins encoded by one window of Haematobia irritans isolate KBUSLIRL chromosome 2, ASM5000362v1, whole genome shotgun sequence:
- the Slmap gene encoding sarcolemma associated protein isoform X1 has product MVLVSNEWQKQSEDEQKSSTVVVATSATGTESITPPITTAAETTTTTTAVAITSTISPATATIVNTDSIVVETIAVEAVNSKSPTIASSLKPSTTTTEGGTTGTVSTNASPPLSIKFAGNDNNNERQHKDKNPTITEKIACNNNRINDNSNSGESTEKSNNDPAAVTNNLKEDDYIASVLNYSNIKIMAEENTKEMGLKEDQETETEPIENNITNPNETSLDLASNLIVNSCDDKTLVKDLNESNSVPNSNANTLQPSVKVKTQSIQNAKPTQPLSCPFTPQDFNSALQSALNASATGNTNSSTAAAGLQPNFLSQLSLTANVAGLQKNAKPQMNSSFALSSAATVENTQIKPDSNLLDASSNNVTTASLATVVPSIENNTNDQAKIVLICEGNSHPFQTRTISLIPKIECMVGRLIAKSKVSENNAIFECKVLSRKHAVIWYTPDGKFWVKDTKSANGTFINDNKLGDEEAELHFGDIVKFGVDVVENSRKEVHGCIIACVKLYLPDGREAISIDSPAHRSPYSGEGRISYDDLHRLNLYIQETAQREKVLTSKLCSIQNILDATRKNSALCWQSMITEDQLLHRIHSLEKKLSFMEKNVPENVLRNEVLKLLDDKNSYTNTAKEALRKVYQERCDAVQMLAKMESAYTQSNNECAILRDQIMNSKQTLQEVNTRLLHLETEYNDFRDDVTRQQKEAKEREEQRISELTEKLRERELECDELKRKISELLIKRADLLDDEEKILENQAIEKLDAAIADMDLGDYDDDDDDDDENDEILEVNSDQKDKSNAIDSEARDDFDAIKSEKGSNGDETASTEIKKQTNLSTKPPLSLTSIFGDATNGIEGDDKAKDKSPKITKSKKAKMLASLNQGKTSPPKRVKESTIMKWLQNSDLNKNEGSLDIFKAICNENEDETIDSSDEEEDVCDAKFREIKVGEQQAKSTKKSNDFTKKLRNVEQNLKELEAEIENLNEESEEKCGGGDMEEGGNKDQKKSSAKIKDVYEFDENSDDDDEESGASGGEETCIIKRNGGKTASTSATNKVLSKHNKNYQLLKSSVNMLIEAYNEIKDSVRDGNRPGDSGKGSSSPPPLVKLQTQNPKGGKSPITSNDSRLLETPDSSRTSCEDIDQDTDSISDVESISLNSPVNSSSHSTIKQIGGGPHAHTTANVLLEEQLREYKQQVGKLNEKLQQTELEAHHTLEIMQVECDDVKQKMLTLNKVIEALKEDKKALEQVINENKTNAYKIENKTSTTTTTTTSACSEVIDSQRIQDIEDDVMEEDDLANINVTALEREEELITYKERLEEQQKQNIELRNEIAALKLKPGRGNAVVVTTTDFLLRLFLPCGFIILAILVYLISTYF; this is encoded by the exons ATGGTTTTAGTAAGCAACGAATGGCAAAAACAAAGTGAAGATGAACAGAAATCGTCCACAGTCGTTGTTGCCACATCAGCTACTGGAACAGAATCTATTACACCACCCATTACCACAGCAgcagaaacaacaacaacaacaactgctGTTGCTATTACATCAACAATATCACCGGCAACAGCAACAATTGTTAATACCGATAGCATTGTTGTTGAAACTATAGCAGTAGAGGCGGTTAATTCTAAATCGCCAACAATAGCATCATCGTTAAAgccatcaacaacaactacagaaGGAGGTACAACGGGGACTGTGTCCACCAACGCATCTCCACCgctatcaataaaatttgctgGAAACGATAACAACAACGAACGACAACATAAAGATAAAAATCCAACAATAACCGAGAAAATTGCATGCAATAACAACAGAATAAACGATAACAGCAACTCGGGCGAAAGTACGGAAAAATCCAACAACGACCCAGCAGCAGTGACAAATAATTTGAAAGAAGACGATTACATAGCATCGGTCTTAAATTAtagcaatataaaaattatggccGAAGAAAATACAAAAGAGATGGGTTTGAAAGAAGACCAGGAAACCGAAACCGAaccaatagaaaataatattacaaATCCGAATGAAACATCTCTGGACTTGGCATCCAATTTGATTGTGAACAGTTGTGATGATAAGACATTGGTAAAGGATTTGAATGAATCTAATTCCGTTCCAAATTCTAATGCAAATACCTTACAACCATCAGTGAAGGTAAAAACACAAAGCATTCAAAATGCCAAACCGACACAGCCATTGAGTTGCCCATTTACTCCGCAGGACTTTAACAGTGCTTTACAGTCAGCATTGAATGCTTCAGCTACGGGAAATACAAACAGTTCAACGGCCGCAGCAGGTTTGCAGCCGAATTTTCTTAGCCAATTATCACTGACGGCGAATGTAGCGGGACTGCAAAAGAATGCCAAACCACAGATGAATTCATCATTTGCCTTGTCTTCCGCGGCGACGGTGGAAAATACACAAATAAAACCTGATAGCAATCTCCTAGATGCCTCTTCGAATAATGTGACAACGGCATCTTTAGCCACAGTCGTACCtagcattgaaaacaacacaaaTGATCAAGCAAAAATCGTTTTGATATGCGAGGGAAATTCCCATCCATTTCAGACGAGAACCATATCTCTAATACCGAAAATTGAATGCATGGTGGGACGTTTGATAGCCAAGAGTAAAGTTTCcgaaaataatgcaattttcgAATGCAAGGTCTTATCGCGCAAGCATGCAGTCATCTGGTATACGCCCGATGGCAAATTCTGGGTAAAGGATACAAAATCCGCCAACGGCACATTTATCAACGACAATAAACTGGGCGACGAAGAGGCCGAATTGCATTTTGGTGATATTGTAAAATTTGGTGTCGATGTTGTAGAGAACTCTCGCAAAGAGGTTCATGGTTGTATAATAGCCTGTGTAAAATTGTACTTGCCCGATGGCCGAGAAGCCATTTCAATTGATTCGCCCGCCCATCGTAGTCCCTATTCGGGAGAGGGTCGAATTAGCTATGATGATTTACATCGTTTGAATCTATATATTCAAGAAACGGCACAAAGGGAAAAGGTATTGACCTCAAAATTATGTAGCATACAAAACATCTTGGATGCAACACGTAAAAATTCCGCCCTGTGTTGGCAATCCATGATAACGGAAGACCAACTGTTGCATCGTATACATTCTTTGGAAAAGAAATTGTCATTTATGGAGAAAAACGTGCCTGAAAATGTATTGAGAAATGAG GTTCTTAAACTTTTGGATGACAAAAACTCATATACAAATACAGCCAAAGAGGCCTTACGCAAAGTTTACCAAGAACGTTGCGATGCCGTACAAATGTTAGCCAAAATGGAATCGGCTTACACTCAATCCAATAATGAGTGTGCAATACTCCGTGATCAGATAATGAACTCTAAACAGACTTTACAAGAAGTCAATACACGTTTGTTGCATTTGGAAACGGAATACAATGATTTCCGTGATGATGTCACACGCCAGCAAAAGGAGGCTAAAGAACGTGAGGAACAGCGTATTTCGGAATTAACCGAGAAATTAAGAGAACGTGAATTAGAATGCGATGAATTGAAGAGAAAAATATCCGAACTATTAATAAAACGAGCCGATCTTTTAGACGACGaggaaaaaatattggaaaatcaaGCAATAGAAAAACTAGATGCCGCTATAGCTGATATGGACTTGGGTGActacgacgacgacgacgatgacgatgatgagAATGATGAAATTCTCGAAGTAAACAGTGATCAGAAAGATAAAAGTAATGCAATCGACAGTGAGGCTAGAGATGATTTTGATGCCATAAAATCGGAAAAGGGTTCCAACGGCGATGAAACCGCTTCcacagaaattaaaaaacaaacgaaTTTATCTACGAAACCTCCTTTAAGTTTGACTTCCATATTTGGCGATGCTACCAATGGCATAGAGGGCGATGACAAAGCGAAG GATAAATCTCCTAAAATAACAAAATCGAAAAAGGCCAAAATGCTGGCATCGCTCAACCAAGGAAAAACCTCACCACCTAAACGTGTGAAAGAGTCAACCATTATGAAATGGTTGCAAAATTCCGATCTAAATAAGAACGAAGGGTCGCTAGATATCTTCAAGGCTATCTGTAATGAAAATGAAGATGAAACAATAGATTCCAGTGATGAAGAGGAGGATGTTTGCGACGCcaaatttagagaaataaaagtagGCGAACAGCAagcaaaatccacaaaaaaatcaaacgattttacgaaaaaattaagaaatgtcGAACAAAATCTTAAAGAGCTAGAagccgaaattgaaaatctaaatgaAGAATCTGAAGAAAAATGCGGCGGCGGCGATATGGAGGAAGGCGGTAATAAGGATCAAAAGAAGAGTTCGGCAAAAATAAAAGATGTCTATGAATTTGATGAGAatagtgatgatgatgatgaagagaGTGGTGCTTCTGGTGGGGAAGAGACTTGTATTATAAAGCGTAATGGTGGTAAGACCGCTTCAACGTCAGCTACAAATAAGGtgctttccaaacataataaaaacTATCAGCTATTAAAATCTAGCGTTAATATGTTAATAGAGGCTTACAATGAAATTAAGGACTCTGTACGCGATGGTAATCGCCCGGGTGATAGTGGGAAGGGTTCATCATCACCACCCCCATTGGTTAAGTTACAAACCCAAAACCCTAAAGGAGGTAAAAGTCCAATTACGAGCAATGATAGTCGTTTACTGGAAACTCCCGACTCATCAAGGACCTCATGTGAAGATATTGACCAAGATACGGATAGCATATCCGATGTTGAAAGTATAAGCCTCAACTCACCAGTTAATAGTAGTTCACATAGTACGATAAAACAAATTGGTGGAGGCCCACATGCTCACACAACAGCCAATGTCTTACTTGAAGAACAATTAAGAGAATATAAACAACAAGTGggcaaattaaatgaaaaactccAACAAACTGAATTGGAGGCTCATCATACATTGGAAATAATGCAGGTCGAATGTGATGATGTCAAACAGAAAATGCTAACTTTGAATAAAGTAATCGAGGCCTTAAAAGAGGATAAAAAGGCTTTGGAGCAAGtaatcaatgaaaataaaactaatgcctataaaatagaaaataaaacatctactaccaccaccaccaccaccagtgCTTGTTCTGAAGTTATTGATAGCCAAAGAATTCAGGATATTGAAGATGATGTAATGGAAGAAGATGATTTGGCCAATATCAATGTCACTGCTCTAGAACGCGAAGAAGAATTGATTACCTACAAAGAACGTTTGGAGGAGCAACAAAAGCAAAATATTGAATTGCGCAATGAAATTGCAGCACTTAAGCTAAAACCTGGTCGAGGCAATGCTGTTGTTGTCACAACAACCGATTTTTTGCTAAGACTTTTTTTGCCCTgtggttttattattttagctATTTTAGTATATTTGATATCCACATATTTCTAG
- the Slmap gene encoding sarcolemma associated protein isoform X2 gives MVLVSNEWQKQSEDEQKSSTVVVATSATGTESITPPITTAAETTTTTTAVAITSTISPATATIVNTDSIVVETIAVEAVNSKSPTIASSLKPSTTTTEGGTTGTVSTNASPPLSIKFAGNDNNNERQHKDKNPTITEKIACNNNRINDNSNSGESTEKSNNDPAAVTNNLKEDDYIASVLNYSNIKIMAEENTKEMGLKEDQETETEPIENNITNPNETSLDLASNLIVNSCDDKTLVKDLNESNSVPNSNANTLQPSVKDFNSALQSALNASATGNTNSSTAAAGLQPNFLSQLSLTANVAGLQKNAKPQMNSSFALSSAATVENTQIKPDSNLLDASSNNVTTASLATVVPSIENNTNDQAKIVLICEGNSHPFQTRTISLIPKIECMVGRLIAKSKVSENNAIFECKVLSRKHAVIWYTPDGKFWVKDTKSANGTFINDNKLGDEEAELHFGDIVKFGVDVVENSRKEVHGCIIACVKLYLPDGREAISIDSPAHRSPYSGEGRISYDDLHRLNLYIQETAQREKVLTSKLCSIQNILDATRKNSALCWQSMITEDQLLHRIHSLEKKLSFMEKNVPENVLRNEVLKLLDDKNSYTNTAKEALRKVYQERCDAVQMLAKMESAYTQSNNECAILRDQIMNSKQTLQEVNTRLLHLETEYNDFRDDVTRQQKEAKEREEQRISELTEKLRERELECDELKRKISELLIKRADLLDDEEKILENQAIEKLDAAIADMDLGDYDDDDDDDDENDEILEVNSDQKDKSNAIDSEARDDFDAIKSEKGSNGDETASTEIKKQTNLSTKPPLSLTSIFGDATNGIEGDDKAKDKSPKITKSKKAKMLASLNQGKTSPPKRVKESTIMKWLQNSDLNKNEGSLDIFKAICNENEDETIDSSDEEEDVCDAKFREIKVGEQQAKSTKKSNDFTKKLRNVEQNLKELEAEIENLNEESEEKCGGGDMEEGGNKDQKKSSAKIKDVYEFDENSDDDDEESGASGGEETCIIKRNGGKTASTSATNKVLSKHNKNYQLLKSSVNMLIEAYNEIKDSVRDGNRPGDSGKGSSSPPPLVKLQTQNPKGGKSPITSNDSRLLETPDSSRTSCEDIDQDTDSISDVESISLNSPVNSSSHSTIKQIGGGPHAHTTANVLLEEQLREYKQQVGKLNEKLQQTELEAHHTLEIMQVECDDVKQKMLTLNKVIEALKEDKKALEQVINENKTNAYKIENKTSTTTTTTTSACSEVIDSQRIQDIEDDVMEEDDLANINVTALEREEELITYKERLEEQQKQNIELRNEIAALKLKPGRGNAVVVTTTDFLLRLFLPCGFIILAILVYLISTYF, from the exons ATGGTTTTAGTAAGCAACGAATGGCAAAAACAAAGTGAAGATGAACAGAAATCGTCCACAGTCGTTGTTGCCACATCAGCTACTGGAACAGAATCTATTACACCACCCATTACCACAGCAgcagaaacaacaacaacaacaactgctGTTGCTATTACATCAACAATATCACCGGCAACAGCAACAATTGTTAATACCGATAGCATTGTTGTTGAAACTATAGCAGTAGAGGCGGTTAATTCTAAATCGCCAACAATAGCATCATCGTTAAAgccatcaacaacaactacagaaGGAGGTACAACGGGGACTGTGTCCACCAACGCATCTCCACCgctatcaataaaatttgctgGAAACGATAACAACAACGAACGACAACATAAAGATAAAAATCCAACAATAACCGAGAAAATTGCATGCAATAACAACAGAATAAACGATAACAGCAACTCGGGCGAAAGTACGGAAAAATCCAACAACGACCCAGCAGCAGTGACAAATAATTTGAAAGAAGACGATTACATAGCATCGGTCTTAAATTAtagcaatataaaaattatggccGAAGAAAATACAAAAGAGATGGGTTTGAAAGAAGACCAGGAAACCGAAACCGAaccaatagaaaataatattacaaATCCGAATGAAACATCTCTGGACTTGGCATCCAATTTGATTGTGAACAGTTGTGATGATAAGACATTGGTAAAGGATTTGAATGAATCTAATTCCGTTCCAAATTCTAATGCAAATACCTTACAACCATCAGTGAAG GACTTTAACAGTGCTTTACAGTCAGCATTGAATGCTTCAGCTACGGGAAATACAAACAGTTCAACGGCCGCAGCAGGTTTGCAGCCGAATTTTCTTAGCCAATTATCACTGACGGCGAATGTAGCGGGACTGCAAAAGAATGCCAAACCACAGATGAATTCATCATTTGCCTTGTCTTCCGCGGCGACGGTGGAAAATACACAAATAAAACCTGATAGCAATCTCCTAGATGCCTCTTCGAATAATGTGACAACGGCATCTTTAGCCACAGTCGTACCtagcattgaaaacaacacaaaTGATCAAGCAAAAATCGTTTTGATATGCGAGGGAAATTCCCATCCATTTCAGACGAGAACCATATCTCTAATACCGAAAATTGAATGCATGGTGGGACGTTTGATAGCCAAGAGTAAAGTTTCcgaaaataatgcaattttcgAATGCAAGGTCTTATCGCGCAAGCATGCAGTCATCTGGTATACGCCCGATGGCAAATTCTGGGTAAAGGATACAAAATCCGCCAACGGCACATTTATCAACGACAATAAACTGGGCGACGAAGAGGCCGAATTGCATTTTGGTGATATTGTAAAATTTGGTGTCGATGTTGTAGAGAACTCTCGCAAAGAGGTTCATGGTTGTATAATAGCCTGTGTAAAATTGTACTTGCCCGATGGCCGAGAAGCCATTTCAATTGATTCGCCCGCCCATCGTAGTCCCTATTCGGGAGAGGGTCGAATTAGCTATGATGATTTACATCGTTTGAATCTATATATTCAAGAAACGGCACAAAGGGAAAAGGTATTGACCTCAAAATTATGTAGCATACAAAACATCTTGGATGCAACACGTAAAAATTCCGCCCTGTGTTGGCAATCCATGATAACGGAAGACCAACTGTTGCATCGTATACATTCTTTGGAAAAGAAATTGTCATTTATGGAGAAAAACGTGCCTGAAAATGTATTGAGAAATGAG GTTCTTAAACTTTTGGATGACAAAAACTCATATACAAATACAGCCAAAGAGGCCTTACGCAAAGTTTACCAAGAACGTTGCGATGCCGTACAAATGTTAGCCAAAATGGAATCGGCTTACACTCAATCCAATAATGAGTGTGCAATACTCCGTGATCAGATAATGAACTCTAAACAGACTTTACAAGAAGTCAATACACGTTTGTTGCATTTGGAAACGGAATACAATGATTTCCGTGATGATGTCACACGCCAGCAAAAGGAGGCTAAAGAACGTGAGGAACAGCGTATTTCGGAATTAACCGAGAAATTAAGAGAACGTGAATTAGAATGCGATGAATTGAAGAGAAAAATATCCGAACTATTAATAAAACGAGCCGATCTTTTAGACGACGaggaaaaaatattggaaaatcaaGCAATAGAAAAACTAGATGCCGCTATAGCTGATATGGACTTGGGTGActacgacgacgacgacgatgacgatgatgagAATGATGAAATTCTCGAAGTAAACAGTGATCAGAAAGATAAAAGTAATGCAATCGACAGTGAGGCTAGAGATGATTTTGATGCCATAAAATCGGAAAAGGGTTCCAACGGCGATGAAACCGCTTCcacagaaattaaaaaacaaacgaaTTTATCTACGAAACCTCCTTTAAGTTTGACTTCCATATTTGGCGATGCTACCAATGGCATAGAGGGCGATGACAAAGCGAAG GATAAATCTCCTAAAATAACAAAATCGAAAAAGGCCAAAATGCTGGCATCGCTCAACCAAGGAAAAACCTCACCACCTAAACGTGTGAAAGAGTCAACCATTATGAAATGGTTGCAAAATTCCGATCTAAATAAGAACGAAGGGTCGCTAGATATCTTCAAGGCTATCTGTAATGAAAATGAAGATGAAACAATAGATTCCAGTGATGAAGAGGAGGATGTTTGCGACGCcaaatttagagaaataaaagtagGCGAACAGCAagcaaaatccacaaaaaaatcaaacgattttacgaaaaaattaagaaatgtcGAACAAAATCTTAAAGAGCTAGAagccgaaattgaaaatctaaatgaAGAATCTGAAGAAAAATGCGGCGGCGGCGATATGGAGGAAGGCGGTAATAAGGATCAAAAGAAGAGTTCGGCAAAAATAAAAGATGTCTATGAATTTGATGAGAatagtgatgatgatgatgaagagaGTGGTGCTTCTGGTGGGGAAGAGACTTGTATTATAAAGCGTAATGGTGGTAAGACCGCTTCAACGTCAGCTACAAATAAGGtgctttccaaacataataaaaacTATCAGCTATTAAAATCTAGCGTTAATATGTTAATAGAGGCTTACAATGAAATTAAGGACTCTGTACGCGATGGTAATCGCCCGGGTGATAGTGGGAAGGGTTCATCATCACCACCCCCATTGGTTAAGTTACAAACCCAAAACCCTAAAGGAGGTAAAAGTCCAATTACGAGCAATGATAGTCGTTTACTGGAAACTCCCGACTCATCAAGGACCTCATGTGAAGATATTGACCAAGATACGGATAGCATATCCGATGTTGAAAGTATAAGCCTCAACTCACCAGTTAATAGTAGTTCACATAGTACGATAAAACAAATTGGTGGAGGCCCACATGCTCACACAACAGCCAATGTCTTACTTGAAGAACAATTAAGAGAATATAAACAACAAGTGggcaaattaaatgaaaaactccAACAAACTGAATTGGAGGCTCATCATACATTGGAAATAATGCAGGTCGAATGTGATGATGTCAAACAGAAAATGCTAACTTTGAATAAAGTAATCGAGGCCTTAAAAGAGGATAAAAAGGCTTTGGAGCAAGtaatcaatgaaaataaaactaatgcctataaaatagaaaataaaacatctactaccaccaccaccaccaccagtgCTTGTTCTGAAGTTATTGATAGCCAAAGAATTCAGGATATTGAAGATGATGTAATGGAAGAAGATGATTTGGCCAATATCAATGTCACTGCTCTAGAACGCGAAGAAGAATTGATTACCTACAAAGAACGTTTGGAGGAGCAACAAAAGCAAAATATTGAATTGCGCAATGAAATTGCAGCACTTAAGCTAAAACCTGGTCGAGGCAATGCTGTTGTTGTCACAACAACCGATTTTTTGCTAAGACTTTTTTTGCCCTgtggttttattattttagctATTTTAGTATATTTGATATCCACATATTTCTAG